The following proteins are co-located in the Imtechella halotolerans genome:
- the purH gene encoding bifunctional phosphoribosylaminoimidazolecarboxamide formyltransferase/IMP cyclohydrolase, which produces MNTTKTVQSALISVFSKEGLEPIVKQLDALGVTIYSTGGTETFIRDLGISVVPVENVTSYPSILGGRVKTLHPKVFGGILNRQDNPSDVAELAQYEIPQIDLVIVDLYPFEKTVASGASEQDIIEKIDIGGISLIRAAAKNFRDVLCVASMEDYAEVLEVLQSNDGATSLDQRKRFAAKAFNVSSHYDTAIFNYFNQTEQLPVHKVSEQKGQELRYGENPHQKGYFYGDLEAMFDKLHGKELSYNNLLDVDAAVNLMSEFKNDAPTFAILKHNNACGIATRATIKEAYLDALACDPTSAFGGILIANNTIDKETAEEINNLFCEVVIAPIFEEDAIEILKEKKNRIILVQNDVQLPESTIRTCLNGVLVQDKDSKTDVIEDLTYMTNNNPSESELEDLLFAAKICKHTKSNTIVLAKNKQLCASGTGQTSRVDALRQAIEKATSFEFDLQGAVMASDAFFPFPDCVEIADNAGITSVIQPGGSIKDQLSIDYCNEHNISMVFTGTRHFKH; this is translated from the coding sequence ATGAACACTACAAAAACAGTACAATCCGCGTTAATTTCAGTATTTAGTAAAGAAGGGCTCGAACCTATAGTAAAACAATTGGACGCATTGGGCGTAACCATATATTCCACAGGCGGCACCGAGACTTTCATTAGAGATTTAGGTATTAGTGTAGTTCCAGTAGAAAATGTTACAAGTTACCCTTCAATTTTAGGAGGGCGAGTTAAAACATTGCATCCTAAAGTTTTTGGAGGAATCTTAAATCGCCAAGATAATCCAAGTGACGTTGCCGAATTGGCCCAATACGAAATCCCACAGATTGATCTAGTTATTGTAGACTTATATCCATTTGAAAAAACAGTCGCCAGTGGAGCATCTGAGCAAGATATTATTGAAAAAATCGACATTGGTGGAATTTCATTAATTAGGGCCGCAGCAAAAAATTTCAGGGATGTATTATGTGTAGCTTCAATGGAAGACTATGCGGAAGTTCTTGAAGTTCTTCAATCAAATGATGGAGCTACTTCTTTAGATCAAAGAAAACGTTTTGCCGCTAAAGCTTTTAATGTTTCATCCCATTACGACACGGCCATCTTCAATTATTTTAATCAAACAGAGCAGCTTCCAGTACATAAGGTAAGTGAGCAAAAAGGTCAGGAATTACGTTACGGAGAAAATCCTCATCAAAAAGGGTATTTCTATGGAGACCTTGAGGCCATGTTCGATAAGCTTCATGGAAAAGAGCTTTCTTACAACAACCTTTTAGACGTTGATGCCGCAGTAAATTTAATGAGTGAATTTAAAAATGACGCACCTACTTTTGCCATATTAAAACACAACAATGCCTGCGGGATAGCCACAAGAGCCACTATCAAGGAAGCCTATCTAGACGCCCTTGCGTGTGACCCTACTTCTGCCTTTGGAGGAATTCTAATTGCCAATAATACTATTGACAAAGAAACAGCCGAAGAAATAAACAATCTTTTCTGTGAAGTTGTGATCGCACCAATCTTTGAAGAAGATGCAATTGAAATCCTTAAAGAAAAGAAAAACAGAATCATTTTGGTACAAAATGATGTTCAGTTACCTGAATCCACTATTCGCACATGTTTAAACGGAGTACTTGTTCAAGACAAAGATTCAAAAACAGATGTTATTGAGGATTTAACATATATGACTAACAATAATCCATCTGAAAGTGAGTTAGAAGACTTGTTGTTTGCTGCAAAAATTTGCAAACACACAAAATCGAACACTATAGTTTTAGCTAAAAACAAGCAATTATGTGCTAGTGGCACGGGTCAAACCAGCCGTGTTGATGCACTTCGACAGGCTATTGAAAAAGCTACTTCTTTTGAATTCGATTTACAAGGAGCTGTTATGGCTAGTGACGCATTTTTCCCTTTCCCAGATTGCGTGGAAATTGCTGACAATGCAGGAATAACAAGCGTAATTCAACCAGGGGGATCTATTAAAGATCAATTGAGTATTGACTATTGTAATGAGCACAATATTTCAATGGTATTTACTGGGACCCGCCATTTTAAACATTAA
- a CDS encoding ABC transporter permease, which yields MLVYLRVFKESFNFAINALRNNKLRTFLSLLGVTIGIFSIIAVLAAVDSLDRNIKENLSGLDMNTMYISKYSFGPTDVPRWQRDNFPQTSYQEYEFIQRNVADVEEVAYVIFGARETVKSEGVTLTNIEVVPVTSEIYDIEEFKVEQGRFYTQAESYSGAAVVVLGYGVAEKLFENANAIGKQVRIYGRRLTVIGVLKKFGAQLFDSPDEKVYVPANFVRRFMNSGPQGVPGAIILKPKKDVDIAAFEEVLVQKLRNYRGMKYEDPTNFFVNKMSGLRDAVDNIIGMMNMVGWVIGGFSILVGGFGIANIMFVSVKERTSLIGIQKSLGAKNKFILFQFLFEAVILAFIGGLIGLFLVWVVSIIASSMTGDFKFVLSLGNMVLGSAVAVTIGLISGIVPAWSASRLDPVEAIRTGM from the coding sequence ATGTTAGTGTATTTACGCGTTTTTAAGGAAAGTTTCAATTTTGCTATCAATGCACTAAGAAACAATAAGTTGAGGACCTTTCTCTCTCTGTTAGGAGTTACGATCGGTATTTTCTCTATTATTGCTGTATTGGCAGCTGTTGATTCTTTGGATAGGAATATCAAGGAAAACCTGTCAGGACTTGATATGAATACCATGTATATTAGTAAATATTCCTTTGGTCCAACGGATGTTCCTAGATGGCAGAGAGATAATTTTCCGCAAACTAGCTATCAAGAATATGAGTTTATACAACGTAATGTAGCGGATGTAGAGGAAGTTGCCTATGTTATTTTTGGTGCTCGGGAAACTGTCAAGTCGGAAGGTGTAACCTTAACAAATATAGAAGTGGTTCCTGTGACAAGTGAGATTTATGATATTGAGGAGTTTAAAGTTGAACAAGGTCGGTTTTACACTCAGGCCGAATCCTATTCTGGCGCAGCAGTGGTAGTTTTGGGATACGGAGTTGCAGAGAAATTATTTGAAAATGCGAATGCTATAGGTAAGCAGGTGAGAATATATGGTAGAAGGCTTACTGTAATTGGGGTATTGAAGAAGTTTGGTGCGCAATTGTTTGATTCTCCGGATGAAAAAGTGTACGTACCAGCTAATTTTGTTCGTAGGTTTATGAATAGTGGACCACAAGGAGTTCCTGGAGCAATTATTTTAAAACCTAAGAAGGATGTGGATATAGCAGCTTTTGAGGAAGTATTAGTTCAGAAACTTAGAAATTATAGAGGAATGAAATATGAAGATCCTACTAATTTTTTTGTCAATAAGATGTCTGGGCTTCGTGACGCTGTAGATAACATTATTGGAATGATGAATATGGTTGGATGGGTAATTGGAGGTTTTTCTATATTAGTAGGAGGGTTTGGAATAGCTAATATCATGTTTGTTAGTGTGAAAGAGCGTACTAGCCTTATAGGTATTCAAAAATCATTGGGCGCTAAGAATAAATTTATTCTTTTCCAATTTTTGTTTGAGGCAGTTATTTTAGCATTTATTGGAGGTTTAATTGGGTTATTTTTGGTTTGGGTCGTATCTATTATTGCATCTTCTATGACAGGTGATTTCAAATTTGTACTTTCTTTGGGCAATATGGTTTTAGGATCTGCAGTTGCAGTAACTATAGGGTTGATTTCTGGGATTGTCCCAGCATGGAGCGCATCAAGGCTTGACCCTGTAGAGGCAATACGTACAGGAATGTAA
- a CDS encoding GAF domain-containing protein, producing MNLSSLKPHVENILLEAQLNIDDKLTTVCELLQSTVPYYDWVGFYFRNGDKEELKLKAFAGEPTDHTIIPFGKGICGQVAVSNQNFVVPDVKAQDNYIACSIYVKAEIVIPLFVDGVNVGQIDIDSHTADPFSEEDVTFLEFVNKKVAEIMK from the coding sequence ATGAATCTATCATCTCTTAAACCACATGTGGAAAACATCCTTTTGGAGGCTCAGCTCAATATTGATGACAAATTAACAACCGTATGCGAACTTTTACAAAGCACAGTGCCATATTACGATTGGGTTGGGTTTTATTTTAGGAATGGAGATAAAGAAGAACTGAAGCTAAAGGCATTTGCTGGAGAACCTACAGATCACACTATAATACCTTTTGGTAAGGGTATTTGCGGACAAGTAGCAGTCTCCAACCAGAACTTTGTAGTTCCTGATGTAAAAGCACAAGACAACTACATTGCTTGCAGTATATATGTTAAGGCTGAAATTGTAATTCCTCTCTTCGTAGATGGTGTTAACGTAGGTCAAATTGATATTGATTCACATACTGCCGACCCTTTTTCAGAAGAAGATGTTACGTTTTTAGAATTTGTGAATAAAAAAGTGGCTGAAATAATGAAATAA
- a CDS encoding HYC_CC_PP family protein, which yields MKSYFSKITSLLLAFLVLFSTVSWAIDQHFCGDMLVDTALFSKAEGCGMELAPVSNEGVSISQETCCSDEATIVQGQDVLDIQTFKLKWEQQVFVEAFVYSYLDLFENLDKNVIPFKDYIPPLLVQDIQVLNDTFII from the coding sequence ATGAAATCCTATTTTTCTAAAATAACATCCTTATTACTAGCATTTTTGGTGCTTTTTTCAACGGTCTCATGGGCAATTGATCAGCATTTTTGTGGAGATATGCTTGTGGATACTGCCTTGTTTTCTAAGGCGGAAGGATGTGGTATGGAACTAGCTCCTGTTTCCAATGAAGGGGTGTCGATTTCACAAGAGACATGTTGTTCAGACGAAGCCACAATAGTTCAAGGGCAGGATGTGCTTGATATTCAGACATTCAAATTAAAATGGGAACAACAAGTATTTGTTGAGGCTTTTGTCTACAGTTATCTCGATTTGTTTGAAAACCTAGACAAAAATGTTATTCCTTTTAAAGATTATATTCCACCCTTACTGGTCCAGGATATTCAGGTTTTAAACGACACTTTCATTATTTAA